The following proteins come from a genomic window of Nocardiopsis sp. YSL2:
- a CDS encoding DNA polymerase beta superfamily protein, whose translation MKHSTPEFARIAAQNTVLRCQVGSGVHGLAVDGHNDRDEMGLCIEPPEYVIGLRRFEQYVHRSRPDHARSGPGDLDLTVYSLRKWTRLALEGNPTVLLPLFVPDHEVVTVTAIGHDLRARRARLLSRRTGHRFLGYLRAQRERMEGVRGGRHTNRPELVERYGFDTKYAYHMVRLGLQGVELLETGAITLPVPDPDRSWLLALRRGEHTREEALERARALEERLIRLCRTSGLPEEPDAAWADRFLVDAYRRAWAEEVTATPREGRDRAG comes from the coding sequence GTGAAGCACTCCACACCCGAGTTCGCCCGCATCGCCGCCCAGAACACCGTCCTGCGCTGCCAGGTCGGATCCGGTGTCCACGGTCTGGCCGTCGACGGCCACAACGACCGCGACGAGATGGGTCTCTGCATCGAGCCGCCCGAGTACGTCATCGGTCTGCGCCGCTTCGAGCAGTACGTCCACCGCAGCCGTCCCGACCACGCGCGCTCCGGTCCCGGCGACCTGGACCTGACCGTGTACTCGCTGCGCAAGTGGACCCGCCTGGCCCTGGAGGGCAACCCCACCGTGTTGCTGCCGCTGTTCGTCCCCGACCACGAGGTCGTGACCGTCACCGCGATCGGCCACGACCTGCGCGCCCGGCGCGCGCGGCTGCTCTCGCGCCGGACGGGGCACCGCTTCCTGGGCTACCTGCGCGCCCAGCGCGAACGCATGGAGGGGGTGCGCGGCGGCCGGCACACCAACCGACCCGAACTCGTCGAGCGGTACGGCTTCGACACCAAGTACGCCTACCACATGGTCCGGCTGGGCCTCCAGGGCGTCGAACTGCTGGAGACCGGCGCGATCACCCTGCCGGTGCCCGATCCCGACCGCTCCTGGCTGCTGGCCCTGCGCCGGGGCGAGCACACCCGCGAGGAGGCCCTGGAGCGCGCCCGCGCCCTGGAGGAGCGGTTGATCCGGCTGTGCCGGACCAGCGGCCTGCCCGAGGAGCCCGACGCCGCCTGGGCCGACCGCTTCCTCGTCGACGCCTACCGGCGCGCGTGGGCGGAGGAGGTCACGGCGACCCCGCGCGAGGGCCGTGACCGGGCGGGATAG
- a CDS encoding enoyl-CoA hydratase/isomerase family protein codes for MSEHADFTTLRVEHREDRVVVELHRPEARNAINARMIDELHRVCADLEAAPRPLLLTGHGTVFAGGADIAELRGRGREEALSGINSRLFERLHRLPAPTVAAVDGFALGGGAELSYACDLRIATPDAVFAQPEPGLGIIAGAGACWRLKELVGASVAKQVLLGGVRLDAETALRHGLVAEIVPAVELRERAHALIDRMAASSALALRMTKMVLDADGPHPLADDLAQAVLFESTDKHDRMTRFLERKKR; via the coding sequence GTGAGCGAGCACGCCGACTTCACCACACTGCGGGTCGAGCACCGCGAGGACCGAGTGGTGGTGGAACTGCACCGCCCCGAGGCCCGCAACGCCATCAACGCCCGGATGATCGACGAGCTGCACCGGGTCTGCGCCGACCTGGAGGCCGCGCCCCGGCCGCTGCTGCTGACCGGGCACGGCACCGTGTTCGCGGGCGGCGCCGACATCGCCGAACTGCGCGGGCGCGGTCGCGAGGAGGCCCTCTCCGGCATCAACAGCCGCCTGTTCGAGCGCCTGCACCGGCTGCCCGCGCCGACGGTCGCGGCCGTGGACGGGTTCGCGCTGGGCGGTGGCGCGGAACTGTCCTACGCCTGCGACCTGCGCATCGCCACTCCTGACGCCGTCTTCGCCCAGCCCGAGCCGGGCCTGGGCATCATCGCCGGGGCCGGCGCCTGCTGGCGGCTCAAGGAACTGGTCGGCGCCTCGGTGGCCAAGCAGGTACTCCTGGGCGGTGTGCGCCTGGACGCCGAGACGGCCCTGCGCCACGGGCTGGTCGCCGAGATCGTCCCGGCCGTGGAGCTGCGCGAGCGCGCCCACGCCCTCATCGACCGGATGGCCGCGTCCTCCGCCCTGGCCCTGCGCATGACCAAGATGGTCCTGGACGCCGACGGACCCCACCCGCTGGCCGACGACCTGGCACAGGCGGTGCTGTTCGAGAGCACCGACAAGCACGACCGGATGACCCGGTTCCTGGAGAGGAAGAAGCGATGA
- a CDS encoding TetR/AcrR family transcriptional regulator, with protein MTKRTETTRARLLKAARTEFAAYGIAGARVDRIAERAGVNKQRIYANFGDKEQLFQHVVGDALDELSAVVTLDGDTDPASYVARVFDYHRARPELLRLLLWEALHYGEQPLPDEEGRTALYEAKLSSLAEQLGEPLSLDTRHLLLSLIGLAAWPQITPQLARLIVGPDVHEDQAQERLRDHITGFVRSATSTAPSVPETGTDGAA; from the coding sequence ATGACGAAGAGAACGGAAACAACGCGCGCCCGCCTGCTCAAGGCGGCCCGCACGGAGTTCGCCGCCTACGGGATCGCGGGCGCGCGCGTGGACCGCATCGCCGAGCGGGCCGGGGTCAACAAACAGCGGATCTACGCGAACTTCGGCGACAAGGAACAGCTCTTCCAGCACGTGGTGGGCGACGCCCTGGACGAGCTGTCCGCGGTCGTGACGCTCGACGGGGACACCGACCCGGCCTCCTACGTGGCGCGCGTGTTCGACTACCACAGGGCCAGACCCGAACTGCTCAGGCTCCTGCTCTGGGAGGCCCTGCACTACGGGGAGCAACCGCTTCCGGACGAGGAGGGCAGGACCGCCCTGTACGAGGCCAAGCTCTCCTCCCTCGCCGAACAGCTCGGCGAGCCGCTCTCACTCGACACCCGGCACCTGCTGCTGAGCCTCATCGGCCTGGCCGCGTGGCCGCAGATCACGCCGCAGCTCGCCCGGTTGATCGTGGGCCCCGACGTCCACGAGGACCAGGCGCAGGAACGCCTGCGCGACCACATCACCGGTTTCGTCCGCAGCGCCACGTCAACGGCTCCGTCCGTACCGGAGACCGGTACGGACGGAGCCGCCTGA
- a CDS encoding MFS transporter: MALSTTGMLVVGQLYTVIPLYPLMAADWAGEAGAVAWTATAFAIAYAVGFLFVGPAADKFGPRRTMVIGLTATAVATAVVPLAPSLGAGLVLRTVQGLVAAAFAPSAFAYVATHVDAHRRVTAITWLTSSFLAAAVLGQLGAQAIGQQFGWEPVFFAGGVALALGAAVLRLVLYPDETEGRATAAEALTAMAGLLGNGRLLLLYGATLTVLAGFVGIYSGLQVAGPPALAGDGGAMLALRASGLPAMLAIPLLAPWLARVAPERRVTLSLGAAALLSVVCAFLTGGAAIGVCLFAFVACIAVAAPGLVQAIGARAGAARGSAVALYTFFLFVGAGLGPQLAAGVAGIGFPAVSLTAAAILGAGALLALGSLVPRRSASQL, translated from the coding sequence GTGGCCCTCTCCACCACAGGAATGCTGGTGGTCGGCCAGCTCTACACCGTCATTCCCCTCTATCCCCTCATGGCCGCCGACTGGGCGGGTGAGGCCGGTGCGGTCGCGTGGACGGCCACCGCCTTCGCGATCGCCTACGCCGTCGGCTTCCTGTTCGTCGGGCCCGCCGCCGACAAGTTCGGGCCCCGCCGCACGATGGTCATCGGCCTCACGGCCACGGCGGTGGCCACCGCCGTAGTCCCCCTCGCCCCGTCACTGGGGGCGGGGCTCGTCCTGCGCACGGTCCAGGGACTGGTGGCCGCGGCCTTCGCGCCCTCGGCCTTCGCCTACGTCGCGACCCATGTCGACGCACACCGCCGTGTCACCGCCATCACCTGGTTGACCAGTTCCTTCCTGGCCGCGGCGGTCCTGGGTCAACTCGGCGCACAGGCCATTGGGCAGCAGTTCGGCTGGGAACCGGTCTTCTTCGCCGGCGGCGTCGCGCTCGCCCTGGGCGCGGCCGTGCTGCGTCTGGTCCTGTACCCGGATGAGACCGAGGGGAGGGCGACCGCGGCCGAGGCCCTCACCGCCATGGCCGGGCTCCTGGGCAACGGGCGCCTCCTGCTGCTGTACGGGGCCACGTTGACGGTCCTCGCGGGATTCGTGGGCATCTACAGCGGTCTGCAGGTCGCGGGCCCACCGGCTCTGGCCGGAGACGGGGGTGCCATGCTGGCCCTGCGCGCCAGCGGGCTCCCGGCGATGCTGGCCATCCCGCTGCTGGCGCCCTGGCTCGCGCGCGTCGCGCCGGAGCGGCGGGTCACCCTCTCGCTCGGCGCCGCGGCCCTGTTGTCGGTCGTCTGCGCGTTCCTCACCGGGGGAGCGGCCATCGGCGTGTGCCTGTTCGCCTTTGTCGCCTGTATCGCGGTGGCGGCGCCCGGCCTGGTCCAGGCCATCGGCGCGAGGGCGGGCGCCGCGCGCGGCAGCGCCGTGGCGCTCTATACCTTCTTCCTCTTCGTCGGCGCAGGGCTCGGCCCCCAACTGGCCGCAGGCGTCGCGGGGATCGGCTTCCCGGCGGTGTCGCTGACCGCCGCCGCGATCCTGGGCGCGGGGGCTCTGTTGGCTCTGGGTTCTCTGGTCCCCCGCCGCTCCGCCAGCCAGCTCTGA
- a CDS encoding acetyl-CoA C-acyltransferase produces MSEVYVVDGVRTPQGRYGGALAGVRPDDLAATAVAEALRRSGAPGSAVDEVILGAANQAGEDNRNVARMAALLAGLDPAVPGYTVNRLCASGLTAVASAAQAIRAGEADLVVAGGVESMTRAPWVMAKPGTPWAKPGEVADTSLGWRFTNPRFAAHDAAVPAGAAPDDLRYTLSMGETAEEVAVLEGLTRQECDAFALRSHERAVAAAGAGRFDAEIVPVTVTGRRGATHEVTADEGPRPASSMESLAGLRPVFREGGIVTAGNSSSLSDGASALVLASAEAVREHGLTPRARVVASAAAGVAPQVMGLGPVPATHKVLDRAGWRLDDVGSVELNEAFAAQSLGVMRRLGLKEDRVNADGGAIALGHPLGSSGARLVVTLLGRMEREDTARGLATLCVGVGQGAALLVERP; encoded by the coding sequence ATGAGCGAGGTCTACGTCGTCGACGGGGTGCGCACGCCCCAGGGGCGCTACGGGGGCGCCCTGGCCGGGGTCCGTCCCGACGACCTGGCCGCCACGGCCGTCGCCGAGGCGCTGCGCCGCTCGGGCGCTCCGGGCTCGGCCGTGGACGAGGTCATCCTCGGGGCCGCCAACCAGGCGGGAGAGGACAACCGCAACGTGGCCCGCATGGCGGCACTGCTCGCCGGACTCGACCCCGCCGTGCCCGGCTACACCGTCAACCGGCTGTGCGCCTCCGGCCTGACCGCCGTGGCCTCCGCGGCCCAGGCCATCCGCGCCGGCGAGGCCGACCTGGTCGTGGCCGGGGGCGTGGAGTCCATGACCCGCGCCCCCTGGGTGATGGCCAAGCCCGGCACACCGTGGGCCAAGCCCGGCGAGGTCGCCGACACCTCCCTGGGCTGGCGCTTCACCAACCCGCGCTTCGCCGCCCACGACGCCGCTGTCCCGGCCGGGGCCGCCCCCGACGACCTGCGCTACACCCTGTCCATGGGGGAGACCGCCGAGGAGGTCGCCGTCCTGGAGGGACTCACCCGCCAGGAGTGCGACGCCTTCGCGCTGCGCAGCCACGAACGCGCCGTGGCCGCCGCCGGGGCCGGGCGCTTCGACGCGGAGATCGTCCCGGTCACCGTCACCGGGCGGCGCGGTGCCACGCACGAGGTCACCGCAGACGAGGGTCCCCGCCCCGCATCCTCCATGGAGTCCCTGGCCGGGCTGCGCCCCGTCTTCCGTGAGGGCGGCATCGTCACCGCCGGGAACTCCTCCTCGCTCTCGGACGGGGCCAGCGCGCTGGTGCTGGCCAGTGCCGAGGCGGTGCGCGAACACGGGCTCACCCCGCGCGCCCGCGTCGTCGCCTCCGCCGCGGCCGGCGTCGCCCCGCAGGTCATGGGACTGGGGCCGGTCCCGGCCACGCACAAGGTCCTCGACCGGGCCGGCTGGCGGCTCGACGACGTGGGCTCCGTCGAACTCAACGAGGCCTTCGCCGCCCAGTCCCTGGGCGTCATGCGCCGGCTCGGGCTGAAGGAGGACCGCGTCAACGCCGACGGCGGCGCCATCGCCCTGGGCCACCCGTTGGGCAGTTCCGGCGCCCGGCTGGTCGTGACCCTGCTGGGCCGCATGGAGCGCGAGGACACCGCGCGCGGCCTGGCCACCCTGTGCGTGGGCGTGGGCCAGGGCGCGGCACTGCTGGTGGAGCGCCCGTGA
- the paaK gene encoding phenylacetate--CoA ligase PaaK has protein sequence MAIQDTTTKPNGADAPRRLGRAPAPESLDPAERMSVDELRHLQLTRLRWTLEHAYANVPLYKDKFDEAGVRPGDLGELADLRHFPHTTKADLRENYPFGMFAVPRERVSRIHASSGTTGRPTVVGYTRQDIDTWAEVVARSIRASGGRPGQMVHVSYGYGLFTGGLGAHYGAERLGCTVVPASGGQTAKQVQLIQDFRPEVIMVTPSYMLTLLDEFERQGIDPRTTSLTTGIFGAEPWTERMRLEIEERFDIHAVDIYGLSEVMGPGVANECVETKDGLHVWEDHFLPEVLDPVTHDVLDDGSYGELAFTSLTKQAMPVIRYRTRDLTTLRPGTARPMRRMDKVTGRSDDMIILRGVNVFPTQIEEIILGLDGLAPHFQLVLTKEGRLDHMAVRVEARPDCTSDRRAALSREITATVKDRVGVSVRVDVVDPEQIERSVGKFRRIVDQRPKE, from the coding sequence ATGGCAATCCAGGACACCACGACGAAGCCGAACGGCGCCGACGCCCCCCGGCGACTGGGCCGGGCCCCCGCCCCGGAGTCCCTCGACCCGGCCGAGCGGATGAGCGTCGACGAGCTGCGCCACCTCCAGCTCACGCGTCTGCGGTGGACCCTGGAGCACGCCTACGCCAACGTGCCGCTGTACAAGGACAAGTTCGACGAGGCCGGCGTCCGCCCCGGCGACCTCGGGGAACTGGCGGACCTGCGGCACTTCCCGCACACCACCAAGGCCGACCTGCGCGAGAACTACCCGTTCGGGATGTTCGCCGTCCCCCGCGAGCGGGTCAGCCGCATCCACGCCTCCAGCGGCACCACCGGGCGCCCCACGGTCGTCGGCTACACCCGCCAGGACATCGACACCTGGGCCGAGGTGGTGGCGCGCTCCATCCGAGCCTCGGGCGGACGCCCCGGCCAGATGGTGCACGTCTCCTACGGCTACGGGCTCTTCACCGGCGGCCTGGGCGCCCACTACGGCGCCGAACGGCTCGGCTGCACGGTCGTCCCCGCCTCCGGCGGGCAGACCGCCAAGCAGGTCCAGCTCATCCAGGACTTCCGGCCCGAGGTCATCATGGTCACCCCCAGTTACATGCTGACCCTGCTGGACGAGTTCGAGCGCCAGGGCATCGACCCCCGCACCACCTCCCTGACCACCGGCATCTTCGGCGCCGAGCCCTGGACCGAGCGCATGCGCCTGGAGATCGAGGAGCGCTTCGACATCCACGCGGTGGACATCTACGGCCTGTCGGAGGTCATGGGCCCGGGTGTGGCCAACGAGTGCGTGGAGACCAAGGACGGACTGCACGTGTGGGAGGACCACTTCCTGCCCGAGGTGCTGGACCCGGTCACCCACGACGTGCTCGACGACGGCTCCTACGGCGAGCTCGCCTTCACCTCGCTGACCAAGCAGGCCATGCCCGTCATCCGCTACCGCACCCGTGACCTGACCACCCTGCGCCCGGGCACCGCCCGCCCGATGCGCCGCATGGACAAGGTCACCGGCCGCAGCGACGACATGATCATCCTGCGCGGCGTCAACGTCTTCCCCACCCAGATCGAGGAGATCATCCTGGGCCTGGACGGGCTGGCCCCGCACTTCCAACTGGTCCTGACCAAGGAGGGCCGCCTGGACCACATGGCCGTGCGCGTCGAGGCACGCCCCGACTGCACCTCCGACCGGCGCGCGGCGCTCTCCCGGGAGATCACCGCGACGGTCAAGGACCGCGTCGGCGTGAGCGTGCGCGTCGACGTCGTGGACCCCGAGCAGATCGAGCGCTCCGTCGGCAAGTTCCGCCGCATCGTCGACCAGCGCCCCAAGGAGTAG
- the paaA gene encoding 1,2-phenylacetyl-CoA epoxidase subunit PaaA, with the protein MSTVTADPAPSGSDEAHQAEFDAKVAADQRIEPRDWMPEGYRRTLVRQVSQHAHSEIIGMQPEGDWIASAPSLRRKAILLAKVQDEAGHGLYLYAATETLGVDRADLTTRLIEGRQKYSSIFNYPSLTFADVGVIGWLVDGAAICNQVPLCRSSFGPYARAMVRICKEESFHQRQGYELLMRMMEGTEAQRAMVQDAVDRWWWPSLMMFGPPDADSPNTRQSMAWRIKRDTNDDLRQKFVDMTVPQADKLGVTLPDPELVWNEERGHHDFGEPDWVEFKQVISGSGPKNAERIERRRAAHEKGAWVREAATAYATKHQSDREAAA; encoded by the coding sequence ATGTCCACCGTGACGGCCGACCCGGCGCCCTCGGGCTCCGACGAGGCCCACCAGGCGGAGTTCGACGCCAAGGTCGCCGCCGACCAGCGCATCGAACCGCGCGACTGGATGCCCGAGGGGTACCGCAGGACCCTGGTCCGCCAGGTGTCCCAGCACGCCCATTCCGAGATCATCGGCATGCAGCCCGAGGGCGACTGGATCGCCTCGGCGCCCAGCCTGCGCCGCAAGGCCATCCTCCTGGCCAAGGTCCAGGACGAGGCCGGACACGGCCTGTACCTGTACGCGGCCACCGAGACGCTCGGAGTCGACCGCGCCGATCTGACGACGCGGCTCATCGAGGGCCGCCAGAAGTACTCGTCGATCTTCAACTACCCCTCGCTGACCTTCGCCGACGTCGGCGTCATCGGCTGGCTGGTCGACGGCGCCGCCATCTGCAACCAGGTCCCGCTGTGCCGCAGCTCCTTCGGGCCCTACGCCCGGGCCATGGTGCGCATCTGCAAGGAGGAGTCCTTCCACCAGCGGCAGGGCTACGAGCTGCTCATGCGCATGATGGAGGGCACCGAGGCCCAGCGCGCGATGGTCCAGGACGCCGTCGACCGCTGGTGGTGGCCGTCACTGATGATGTTCGGCCCGCCCGACGCCGACTCGCCCAACACCCGGCAGTCCATGGCCTGGCGCATCAAGCGCGACACCAACGACGACCTGCGCCAGAAGTTCGTCGACATGACCGTCCCCCAGGCGGACAAGCTCGGCGTCACCCTGCCCGACCCCGAGCTGGTCTGGAACGAGGAGCGCGGCCACCACGACTTCGGCGAACCCGACTGGGTCGAGTTCAAGCAGGTCATCTCCGGCAGCGGCCCCAAGAACGCCGAGCGTATCGAGCGCCGCCGCGCCGCCCACGAGAAGGGCGCGTGGGTCCGCGAGGCCGCCACGGCCTACGCCACCAAGCACCAGAGCGACCGGGAGGCCGCGGCATGA
- a CDS encoding 3-hydroxyacyl-CoA dehydrogenase family protein, giving the protein MSTTARAVPATVAVVGGGTMGAGIVQQFLTAGADVVLVEASEEAARSGRARVAAGLDGARRRGKLDTAPSEVLARLSTVTDVAGVPAGTGLVVEAVPERPELKIAVLAAAERVVGEEAVLASNTSSLSVTDLAAALERPERFLGTHFFNPVPASKLVEIVTAPQTAPEVLAAVRGWVAALGKTEIVVRDAPGFATSRLGVTLGLEAIRMVEEGVASPADIDTAMELGYRHPMGPLRLTDLVGLDVRLAIAEHLAAELGDRFAPPELLRRMVAEGRLGRKAGQGFHIWDEGEHKRE; this is encoded by the coding sequence ATGAGCACCACCGCGCGGGCCGTTCCCGCGACCGTCGCCGTCGTCGGCGGCGGCACCATGGGCGCCGGCATCGTCCAGCAGTTCCTCACCGCTGGGGCCGACGTGGTGCTGGTCGAGGCATCCGAGGAGGCCGCCCGGTCCGGCCGGGCGCGGGTGGCCGCCGGCCTGGACGGGGCCCGCCGGCGGGGCAAGCTGGACACGGCGCCCTCCGAGGTCCTGGCGCGCCTGAGCACCGTCACCGACGTCGCAGGGGTGCCCGCGGGCACCGGCCTGGTGGTGGAGGCGGTGCCCGAACGGCCCGAACTCAAGATCGCGGTCCTGGCCGCCGCGGAGCGCGTCGTGGGCGAGGAGGCCGTCCTGGCCTCCAACACCAGCTCGCTGTCGGTCACCGACCTGGCCGCCGCCCTCGAGCGCCCCGAGCGCTTCCTGGGCACCCACTTCTTCAACCCCGTTCCGGCCTCCAAGCTGGTGGAGATCGTCACCGCTCCGCAGACCGCGCCCGAGGTGCTGGCGGCGGTGCGCGGGTGGGTCGCGGCGCTGGGCAAGACCGAGATCGTGGTCCGCGACGCGCCGGGTTTCGCCACCAGCCGCCTGGGCGTCACGCTGGGCCTGGAGGCGATCCGGATGGTCGAGGAGGGGGTGGCCTCGCCCGCCGACATCGACACCGCCATGGAGCTGGGCTACCGGCACCCCATGGGTCCGCTGCGCCTGACCGACCTGGTCGGACTCGACGTGCGGCTGGCCATCGCCGAACACCTGGCCGCCGAGCTGGGGGACCGGTTCGCCCCGCCGGAGCTGTTGCGCCGTATGGTCGCCGAGGGAAGGCTCGGTCGCAAGGCCGGGCAGGGCTTCCACATCTGGGACGAGGGAGAACACAAGCGTGAGTGA
- a CDS encoding SAM-dependent methyltransferase — translation MSETTPPQIDTSAPHNARIWNYWLGGKDNYPVDREMGEQIRSFFPEIVDNAIADRGFLVRAVTHLARDEGVRQFLDIGTGLPTHNNTHEVAQSLAPDARVVYVDNDPLVLAHARALLTGTDAGATDYVDADLRDPDTILAAAARTLDLSRPVALMLLGVVNFVADDDEVRSILDRLLGALAPGSFLVVSHPTDDLDHDRAHQVAAAWNERGTPKLTIRSAQGITALFDGLELLEPGVVSCSLWRPDTTEVGEVRPVDEYGGVARKG, via the coding sequence GTGTCCGAGACCACCCCTCCCCAGATCGACACCTCCGCTCCGCACAACGCCAGGATCTGGAACTACTGGCTGGGCGGGAAGGACAACTACCCGGTGGACCGGGAGATGGGCGAGCAGATCCGCTCGTTCTTCCCCGAGATCGTGGACAACGCGATCGCCGACCGGGGCTTCCTCGTCCGCGCGGTCACCCACCTGGCCCGGGACGAGGGCGTACGGCAGTTCCTGGACATCGGCACGGGCCTGCCCACGCACAACAACACCCACGAGGTCGCCCAGTCCCTGGCCCCCGACGCGCGCGTGGTCTACGTCGACAACGACCCCCTGGTGCTGGCGCACGCGCGGGCACTGCTGACCGGCACCGACGCGGGCGCCACCGACTACGTCGACGCCGACCTGCGCGACCCGGACACGATCCTGGCGGCCGCGGCACGGACGCTCGACCTGTCCCGGCCGGTCGCGCTCATGCTGCTGGGCGTGGTCAACTTCGTCGCCGACGACGACGAGGTGCGCTCGATCCTGGACCGGCTGCTCGGCGCGCTCGCCCCGGGCAGCTTCCTGGTGGTCTCCCACCCCACCGACGACCTCGACCACGACCGCGCCCACCAGGTGGCGGCGGCGTGGAACGAGCGCGGTACGCCCAAGCTGACGATCCGCTCGGCCCAGGGCATCACCGCGCTCTTCGACGGCCTGGAGCTGCTGGAGCCGGGTGTGGTCTCCTGCTCGCTGTGGCGCCCGGACACCACCGAGGTCGGTGAGGTCCGCCCCGTGGACGAGTACGGCGGCGTGGCCCGCAAGGGATGA
- a CDS encoding enoyl-CoA hydratase-related protein, translating into MSEHRAAEFDEVDGLATVRLHTPALTRRVKEDLLAALRRAAESTTARAVLLLGSEKAFCVGQDLAEHARILDEAPEQALTTVHEHYNPIVLALEEIQVPVVVGIGGAAVGAGLGFALAGDVRVSARRAKFGTAFTGIGLASDSGLAYRLVRSLGQARAMEMMLLGTVIGADRALELGLVTEVVDDDAWAERAREVALRLAAGPTSAFVAAKREVRAAASGAQELPELLAEEADLQNQLGVTADHAGAVKAFLDKRAPTFTGS; encoded by the coding sequence GTGAGTGAACACAGGGCGGCGGAGTTCGACGAGGTCGACGGGCTCGCCACGGTGCGCCTGCACACCCCGGCGCTGACCCGGCGGGTCAAGGAGGACCTGCTGGCGGCGCTGCGCCGGGCGGCGGAGTCCACCACGGCGCGGGCGGTGCTGCTGCTGGGGTCGGAGAAGGCGTTCTGCGTCGGACAGGACCTGGCCGAGCACGCCCGGATCCTCGACGAGGCGCCCGAGCAGGCGCTGACGACCGTGCACGAGCACTACAACCCGATCGTTCTGGCCCTGGAGGAGATCCAGGTGCCGGTCGTGGTCGGGATCGGCGGCGCCGCCGTCGGCGCCGGCCTCGGGTTCGCGCTCGCGGGCGACGTGCGCGTCAGCGCCCGGCGGGCCAAGTTCGGCACCGCCTTCACCGGGATCGGGCTGGCCTCGGACTCCGGGCTGGCCTACCGCCTGGTGCGCTCGCTCGGCCAGGCGCGCGCCATGGAGATGATGCTGCTGGGCACGGTGATCGGCGCCGACCGCGCCCTGGAGCTGGGCCTGGTCACCGAGGTCGTCGACGACGACGCCTGGGCCGAGCGGGCCCGCGAGGTCGCGCTCCGGCTGGCCGCGGGCCCCACCAGCGCCTTCGTGGCGGCCAAGCGCGAGGTGCGGGCGGCGGCCTCGGGCGCCCAGGAGCTGCCCGAACTGCTGGCCGAAGAGGCCGATCTGCAGAACCAGTTGGGTGTGACCGCCGACCACGCGGGGGCGGTCAAGGCGTTCCTGGACAAGCGGGCGCCGACGTTCACCGGTAGCTGA